GAGTCGTTGAACCGGGTGATCAGCCAAGTTCAAGGAATGGTGGGCATTATTGAGGATATGATCCTTGATGTTGAGAAGCAGATCGATGCGCTTAAAAACCGCAAGGAGCTTGCTTTTGAAACAAAGGAGAAAGCTGCGGTGGTGATGCGTGATAAGAAAAAGGAGCTCGAAGACATTGAGGCGCAACTGAAAAATGCCGAAAATGAACTTACAGAACTGCCTAACAACAGCCCTGAATACACCGAGCAGGAGAAAAAGATCGCTGATCTGCGCGAGAAGCGCGCAACGGCCAAAGGCAGTTACAATATCGCTTTGGGCATCTTTCAAAGTAAGGAGCGTTTCGTAGATCAGATCGTGATCCATTTGGAAGCGCAGACCACTACCAAAAACAACCTGAAGCAGTTGATCGGTCAGTTGAAGAGTGATACGGAAGAACGTGTCACCACCTACGAATCCGGTCTTCAGCTGATTCAAACAGCCACCGCGCAAGAGGCCGCCTCGCTCTACGAAGAAGCAGGTGTGAAGACGGATCAGAAAATAACCGAGATAGCAGCGAAGGTGCTGGTAGGTTCAGAAAAAGACCGCGTGGAACGCGTGAAGAAACACCCGGAGCGTATGACCGAGCTGCATAAAGTGCTTGTGGCCATGGCTGAAGCAACTGCCAAGTACAAGCAGGAAGATGCCAAGATCATGGAGCAGCACAGCAAGAAATTCGGTATCGATGTAAAGGAAACGTTCTCGCACCGTTACGAAAAGTCGGCCGATGCGCCTGCAGCGGCTCCCTCAGAGCCAAGCAAGGACAAATCTGTGAACGACCTCATGGAGTGATCGGCCTGACCGTATTTCATGAAAACCTCTGAAGTAGCCGAACATTTTACACCCCTCGATAGAAGCGTGCTCGAAGGTGAGCACCCTTACTACGAGTACTTCAAGTACCTGAAATTTGCGTTGGAGCAGTTCATCAACTCGGTTGACAACTACCAAGGAGATGAACCCTACGAGGCCGCGATCATCAAAGATTTCTCACAGAAGTTCCTGAATTCCATCGAGGTGCTTTCGCTGAAGTACGCATTCAATGAAACACACCCGATGTTGATCGACCTGACGGAATCAGGGTTTCCGAATCACATGGAGTTCAAGCGGCTGGAGGACGACCTGCAGCGCAAAGCGGATGAGCTGAAAGAAGGACCATCGGTGGAAACACTCAAAACGTTGATCCTGGATCAGATGATCCGAAGCAAGACCGAGCCCGTACGGTTGTTGAAACAGATCAGCAAGCGTTCGTATTTTGAGATGATCGATGGACGGAAACTTTTCAAGGAATTCGTTTCGGGGCCGTTGAAGCTCATCTCGAAGGGAAATGACTTCAACTGGCGCTATCTGTACAGTTGGGGTTCGTTCGATAGTGTCACCAATCGGCCGTACATCTACATTCTCGTGTTCGACCATCATCGCGAAGATGCAGAAGCGGAAAAAGCCCTCCACAGCTTCGGTTTTGTGGACAGCATCCGGAAGACCACGCACAACACCGCACCGCTAAAGGTGATGATCTCGGATATTGACGCATTGAGCGAACTCATTATGCCCAAGGTGCTGAAGCGCATTGCCATTGGCCCGATCTACGGAGCCTATGCACAGGATGAGCATCCGTTCACAACCATGCTCAAAAAGCGGTTCGATTACAAGGATTTCATCTTCCGCTACGATGCGGAGGTCATTTTCTCCATCGGTCAATCTCGCAAAGAGAGTTTTCTCTCCAAAGGGGAACTGCGGCAGATATTCTATATCGATGAATCGAACAAGGAGTGCATGGAAAAGATGATCTCTCGCCTCAACAAATACAGCATTACCAGCCATGCGGTGTGGCAACATCTGAGCGAATATCATCCCGAAGCACTGAATGAACTGGTAGTGCAGCCATACATATATCATCATTGATGGAGAAAACAGACTCATCCTTACTGATCATTAAAGAAGAATACCTTGAAGAGTTCAAGGAGGAAGTAACCGGTTATTTGAAAACCGTTGGTTGGGTGGCCGATGTCAATAAGACCAAAAGCGATATCGATCTTTCCTTTCTCATTCAGGCTGGTAAAGCTCTGAACCTGAACGAGACGGATGAACTTTCCATCATCCGCAACGCGGTTCGCATCAGCAACGACCGCGTCATTCTTTCCACTACGTCAAGCGTCATCCTCAATGCCCTGAAAAAGGGCTATTGTCTTGGAAAATATGTGGGCGATCAGTACAGCCGTGCCTGTGGTTTGGAACTTCTCATCCAAAAGAACAAGGACGGAAGTTTGCATCAGTCCGAACTGCCCGAATTTCACGATAAGTCGCAGACACAGGCGGCCGTGGTGTTGATGGTCGCTTCGAGTTACGTGCAATTTGCGCTTCGCGATCATCTGGCCGATGAAACGTCTTCCATCAACATCGATTTCAACGGAATTCCGGAAGTGAACCTGAACCGTCCGTCAAAGGCCATTCAGTGTTCGTTGTATTACTACGCGGCCTACCTCGAACGTTCGGGTGTGGTGAACGGTGATCTGGACTTCCTCAAGATCACCGAACTCTATTTCCAGCGATTGAGCGAAGAGGTGAAACTTCGCAAAGACGGCTTCAAATACGTGGAGCCGTTCATAGAGAACCATTACAAATTGGAAAAGACCGATTTTGTGGTTCAAGGCTTCGAAACCATGTCAACAAGTGTGACGGTCGGCATGAGTTTCAACCCCACGCGGATGGAAGACATTGTGGCCAACAAGCAGGCCAAGCACCTTTTTCAGCGTTATGCCGAACGTCTTCTCTGCTACGATCTGGAAACCAAGCGGAATCCGTTGAACGAGTTGGGCGGACTGCCGAATGTGACCATGGCAGACGGTAAACCCGGAACGGGAAAAAGTATGCTTATTGCAGCCACCGCAACGTTGCTCAAGGAACGCTGCGACCTGCTCGGGTACGACTTCCTTTTCTGGCCGCTGCCAGAGAATATCGTTTCCACTTACCAAGGCGGAACGGCCGAGCGGGCCATGGAGTGGTTCAAACCCATTCAAGACCCAACCAAGATCATTTTTGCGCCCATTGATGATGCGGAGAACAACTTGGAGGAACGTACCCGCCAAGGCGTTTCGGCCGGGGTCCGTGAGTTCATTGGCGTGTTCCTGAGAAATACCGAAGGAGCTTATGCGGTGAACTATGGCAACCGTCTCATCAGCCTGTTCACCAACATTCCCGATCAGATTGATAAAGCGGTGCTTTCCCGCATTCAGATGCGTGTAAAAATGGATGGTGCCGGAACAGACAGAGACTTTATTGATCAGGATTACCTGTGGTGGCGGAAGTACGAGAAACTTGAACAAGGCTTCGTCAACTCGCCTCCGCCAAAAGGCTACGAATACATGGCCGCTCAGAAGCGACCTGAATCGCTGAATGAACTGCTGCATCACAATTATGAGTTTACCAATGAGGATGTAAAGGCCATTTTTGATGAGACGATGGCCAACGCAGGTTCCACTTCGCACGATTTCTTCGGTGATCTCTATGCCGCCATCCAACGGAAATATCCATTCTTCTCATCTCGCGATCTACGAAACATTCAGAAAGCCGTGGATGCGCGTGTGATCGATTTCGATCTTCCCGAAATATGGTGGGAGAAACCGGAGGATTTCTTCCTGAAGGATTACGACACCAAGGTGGAAATGCTAAAGGTGCTGATGAAGGAAAACCTGAAGGGCTCCAATTTCTCGCAACTTCGGTTGTACGAGGCGTTGAATTACATCGAAACATCCATCCGCATCAACGAAACGGGCATCAACCGTGAGATAAAGGAAGCGGCCAAGCGACTGTACATACAGGGCGAGGCGCGCGAAATGGCAAGCAAAGGTCAGATCCATGATTAGACTGATCGAGTCGAAGCTGTTTGGCGACCGCCTTTTTTACATCGACAGTGCGTTGATGCAGAAGCGCTACAACCGATGTTTGGAGGACATTGGAATTGAACCCACCAAGCTCAAGAATTTCCACGTGGACGGTTGGGGCTGGAGCCCCGAAATAGCCAAGGAGAAGGACGATCGATTCTACCTGTCTCACGGACTCGCCAATCCGTTTGCCATTATCGTTTCTCCCGATCAGAAAGACTGCCCCGTGTACATGCCTTACCACACGTTTGATTGGGAGATACACAGACGTGTTTTCGAAAACTATGCGTTGCAGATAGAGGACATCACCTCGCTTAATGCCATTTGGTTCGAATTGGATCAGAACATCAGCTCCTACCGATCGCCACAGGATCTGTTGATGATGGAGGTGGTGAATCTGAAATTTAATGTGGCCGGGGATCTTGCAACTGCTGCAGCCGAACAGAAAAAACTGGTCGGCACATACCTCACCGAACCCCGTAGTTGGATGAACGCTGAACTTCGCGAACAGATCATTGCAAGTAGCAAGAAACACGGAGATCTACGCTACCGCAATCTCGATATGCCAGATTTCCCATTTTCAAATCTGTCTTCTTATTACACCTTGGCGTTCAACGGCATGTTCGTGTTCAAAAAGACCGCGGGCGGCAAACCCATCCTGATCTTCGAAGACAACTCGTCTGAGATGAGCGGGAACGGCAATCACTTGCACATTGAGTTCAATTTGGAGGACAAGAGCTTCATCCCCTACCTCTACAATTTGGATCTTTTGGACAGCGAAACGGATTGTTTTCTGGATCATATTGAGTTGCTTGAGTTGCAGTTGGAACACATGATCGTTTCTGCGGCCATGCAATTGGACGAAACCATTCCGGTGGACAAGATGACGCGCACGCAGCGAAAAGGACTGATCGGAAAATTGGAGAGCGCGTCCTTGCTGGATGAAAACTATTTCGAACTCGAAATGGTGATCAATAAACTGGTAAATGGCCCGGATAAAGTTCGGATATCGGAAAAGCTGAACCAGTACATGCTGCAACCACACGTTACAACCACTCCCGAACAGAAAACCGTACTCTGGCACCTGATCTCCAAGGTGCAGAAAAACAACCCGGTGCTACAATTTGCTTTCGATAAGACCTCGTTCTATCAAGAATACCAAACATGGAAGCCCCCAATGCAGGAATGGGCGATCGGTTGTATATTGAGAAACCGAGGCATTTACGCTAAACTCATCAAATAATGGATACGCTCCTTGCATTTTTCATTGGTCTTGCCGCTGGCATCGCCTACTATTTTCTGGATTATAAAAGTCTGACCAACAGCTATCGAAGTTGGTACAAACTGACGCACAAAGACCCGTTGCCAAATGATGTGGAGCAAGGGTTTGTGTATGCGCAGCCTTTCTCCGGCAAGCTCTATAGTGCCGTTTTCATTGCCATGATCATCACAGTAATCATCATTCTGACAGGAAGCGCAAATATTCTCATCCAGTTGCTTTATGGTGTTTTCATCATGGTCGGACTGATGGTGTCGTTTTACCTCGCTCCGCTCATTTTCCGACATGCGCCTTCCAATGTCTCCAAGCTGAAAAAGCACTTGGATAGAATTGATGAGATGGAAGCGGACCTCAAGACCGATAAATTGGAAGAGAAACCTCAGCCGGTCGAACCTGCAAAACCAGAATTGGAGGAAGGGAAAAAACCGGGTGAAGACAAGAAGGATGACGACTGGCGCAAGGGCATTAAAGATTATTTGAATGGCTGAGCAGACTCAAACGCCCGAAGAGGACAAGAACCGTATCTACTGGTTCTTCCATAACCTCAGAACCCGTATTGGCGGTGCCATTAAAGGTTGGATGAAACGACATCCGATCTGGGTTGTCATCCTTTTTCTCATTGCTCTCTATACGCTTTTTGTCGACCGAGGGAGTGTTCAACCGCTTGTACTCTTGGTACGACAATATTTGGCATTGGTGATCCTGATCTTGTTGGTATTCGGCCTGTTCGCACTTTTCATCCGAAAACGGACCTGGAAACAGGCCATTGTTCCTTCAATTCTCTTTTTGGCATTTTTGGTGTTGAGCTGGTTTGTGGGCCCATACGTTCACAATTACTTCAGTCTTTACATTCATTACGCAAAGTTGAACAAGGTGGAGCTGGCCGAAATGCCCATCTCGGGTCACGAACGGATTCAACCTGTCAATTCCATTCGCACGTTGATCAACCAAGAGGCATTGAGTGAAACAGAGGATGCCACAAACCCGCGCTTCACCAAAGGAGCAGACGGAAACTACTACTTCACAGCAGCTGTTGGGCCCGCCACTCATTATTGGATCCAACGGTTCAGCAAGCACATGTACGAAGTGCTGAATGTTCCGGCAAATCTGCCGTCACCGGTTTTTGACAGTAAGCATCGCTCCAAGGTCAATTTCGAGATCGGGGAGCAACTTCTTTTCAGCCATAAGACCGAAAATGCGGTCATCAAACGTTTCGGTATCGATGCTTTTCTGAACTGCGAACCGGCTGAACCGCTCTACCTTCGCGATGATTCTGGCAATTGGGTACAGGTGGTTCCGATCGTTCGTTGGACGGGTTTCTTTTTTCCGCGACCCGTGTTCGGTGGTGTATACATCATTCAGCAGGAGGGGGGCGATGACAATTACTTTAAACGCGTTCTTTTAGGAAAGGGAGACTTCATTTCGCCAGAGGAAATTGCACAGCACAGCTATCTTTCTGGCCAGAACCTGCAACCGACCAAAGCGTTGTACTACACGGCCAACAGCTTCAAGTTTGCCAACGGATTTTTGGCTCCGATGCCGGGTTATCACGAAGGTGATGTGCGCATTCCGGAGGTGACGAATGACCAGAACCCGATGCCTTTCATCACCTACTTTACCATTGATGGAGAAGGAAAACTCTACAACTACTTCGGTCTGGAACCTTACGAGGAGAACAAGAAAGGACTGAGTCTCAGTCTTTTCGTTCCCGGAGATAACGACCACACTGTTTATTTCATCAACCACCGGAGTGAGAAGTTCATCGGAAGCGGTGCCATCTCTGCCAAGATCGTGGAGAGCAAGAAGAACTACGATTGGTCGGTGAATTATCCGGCAGAATCGAGGCCTTTTGTCCGAAAGATCGATGGCAAGACACGGTTCTTCTGGTTGAGCACTATCGTTTCCAGAGCAGGAAGTCAGCAAGGCGAATATATCGGTGGCAGCATTCCGGAGATATGCCTGACGGATGCTGTTTATGGCAAGGTCACATGGATCCCACAGGATTCGCTGATGGATTCACAGTCTTGGGTTCGCGAAGCTCAAAGGCAAATGAAGGACTACTGGGGTGGGGAGTGACACTCAGTCGTTCTTGGTTTAAAAAGCCCGGATTTCCAAGTGCGCACCTTCCTTTAGCAAACGGTCGTAATGCTGTTTGTTGAATGCGTAGAGATTAGCAGGTCGGCCAGAGCCGGTTTGTTCTGCTTTCTCATTCAGTTCATCTAATATTTGAAGGTTCATGAATTTCTTCTTGAAGTTCCTTCGATCAATGGCACGGTCGAGAACAGAAGCGTAGAGATGTTCGAGGTCCGAGAATGGAAATTTCTTGTCTAGCAATTCGAAACCGATTGGCTGGTAGGTCACTTTAGCTCGTAATCGCTCAACGGCCGTTTCCAAAATTGTTTGATGATCGAAAGCAAGTTCTGGCAGTTCCTTGATGCTGAACCATTGGGCATCAGCGGCATCGGTGGCAGCAGCAAGTTTTCGAAACTCAGATGATTTCACCAAACAGTAATACGCCACCGAAACGATGCGTCTGCGCGGGTCACGCTCGGGTTTGCCAAACGTGTAAAGCTGCTCCAAGTACTGAACACTGATGCCCGTTTCTTCCAGCAATTCGCGCTTTACTGCGTCCTCCAGCGACTCGTCCTCGTTCACAAATCCACCTGGAATGGCCCACATTCCCTGAAAGGGTTCATACTTCCGTTTTATTAGTAGTACCGAAATGCCAGACTCCCGACTGTAGCCGAAAACCACCGCATCAACCGCCAACTCTATATTTTGCGTCTTTATCACGCAATAAAATTAGACAACGGTTCTTTCCCACAACTACTGAAATTAATCATACTGATTATCAACCAGTTAAATATATTTGCGTAAATATTACGCTTATTTGTTTGGGTGGTCACCACATTATACTGTATGTTTGTGTAACAATTACGCATTTATCATGAAAAAGCATCTGAATCTCGACAGCCAATTCGCTCCTCTGGGAAGCTCCATTTCATTCGAGCATTTCACGTTCAGCGGAGGCGAGCCGCACATTCGCATCACCGAAGATCTAGCAGCTACAGAAACAGTAGTAATCACTACTAGAATCCGCAGTTTCAACGATATGGGGCTGTTGCTTTTGGCTACGGATGCGTTGAAAAGAATGGGAATCCGTCAACTGGAACTGGTGTTGCCTTACTTCTCCGGGGCACGTCAAGATCGCGCCATGAATACAGGCGAAGCGCTTTCCGTGAAAGTATATGCCGAACTCATTAATCAACAACATTATCAAAAGGTCACTATCCTCGACCCACATAGCGAGGTAACTCCTGCCCTGTTGGAGAATGTTCAAGTTGTGAGTAATGAGTCATTCGTAAAGCAAGCTTTGGCTGAACTTACTGACTTTGTAATTGTAAGCCCTGATGGTGGAGCGTTGAAGAAGATATACAACATGGCCAAGGCTTTGGGTGGTGTTGAAGTGATCGAATGCAGCAAGAAACGCAACGTGGCAACTGGTCAACTCACGGGTTTCAAAGTTTACGCGGATGATCTGAGAGGTCAGACCTGCGTTATTATCGATGACATCTGCGATGGCGGTGGAACCTTCCTCGGCCTGGCCGAGCAGCTACGCAACCACAATGCAGGGAAATTGATTCTGGTGGTTACTCACGGCATCTTTTCTAATGGAACTGAAAAACTGAAAGAGCACTTCTCTCAGATCATCTGCACCGATTCTTTCCGAACGATAGAAGACGAAAATATCACCCAGATAAAACTTGATACAACAACCTTAAATAACTGAGCCATGAACAGCTTGAATATGACAGACGGCTACAAGGTGGATCACCGAAGCCAATACCCAACAGGTACCGAGCTTGTTTACAGCAACTGGACCCCACGCGGAACACGCATGCCAGGCGTAGAAAAGGTGGCGCTTTTCGGTCTTCAGTACTTCATCAAGAAATACCTGATCGAGGATTTCAATGAGAACTTCTTCGCGAAGCCGAAGGAAGAAGTGGTGGCAAGCTACCGCAGACGCATAACCAGCTACCTCGGACCAGATGCGATAACGTACGAACATGTGGAACAGCTCCATGACCTCGGCTACCTTCCGATTGAAATTAAGGCACTGCCCGAAGGAACAACCGTTCCACTGCGTACGGCCATGTTCACGGTTCAGAATACGATTCCAGAATTCTTTTGGGTGACGAACTTCTTGGAAACGATCATCAGCTGCATTGTCTGGCTGCCTTGCACAAGTGCCACCATCAGCTTGGAATACCGGAAAATGTTGAACCGATTTGCACAGGAAACCGGAGGCGACCTCGAATTCGTCCCATTTCAGGCACACGATTTCAGCTTCCGCGGAATGGCCGGGATGGAAGCGGCATTGATGAGTGGTGCGGCCCATCTACTCAACTTCGCTGGTACAGACACCATTCCTGCCATCGATTTTCTGGAGAAATACTACCGTGCAGATGTGGACAGGGAGCTGGTCGGAGTAAGCGTTCCAGCAACGGAGCACAGCGTTATGTGCATGGGAACGCAGGTGGATGAAATCGGAACTTTCCAGCGACTGATCACGGAAGTCTACCCGAAAGGAATTGTGAGTATTGTAAGCGACACTTGGGATTTCTGGAAGGTGCTGACCGACTACCTGCCAACGCTGAAAACCGAGATTCTGAACCGCGATGGCAAGGTGGTCATCCGACCTGATAGCGGAGATCCGGTGAAAATTGTTTGTGGCGACCCCGATGCGCCTGTAGGCACACCCGAACACAAAGGAGCGGTCGAGGTGCTGTATGAAATTTTCGGTGGAACAATTACCGAGACAGGACACAAACTACTGAATGAGCACATTGGACTGATCTACGGAGACAGCATTACTTTGGAACGTTGCAAAGCCATTTGCGAGCAACTGAAAGCCAAAGGATTTGCAAGCACGAATGTGGTTTTCGGAGTAGGCAGTTTCACCTATCAATACGTAACGAGAGACACCTTCGGGTTTGCCATGAAAGCCACTTACGGAAAGGTAAATGGCGAGGCGCGCGAGATATACAAGGATCCAAAAACCGATGATGGCACCAAGCGTAGCGCACGAGGACTTCTGGCCATTCACAAGAACGAGCTTGGAGAATTGGAAATGAAAGACCGTCTTGATCCACAGGAAGAACTCCTTGGCGAACTGAAACCCGTTTTCCGAAACGGCCAATTGTTGATTGAACTGACCTTGGAAGAAATTCGCCAGAATATGCTTCGAGAGAGCATGGTGAATACTGAAGTCAAGGCAGTACAGTAACTTCGAAAAATGAGAATCCGACTTATAAAAGGTGATATCACGAAAGTCGAAGCTGGCGCCATTGTAAATGCGGCCAACACCTCCCTGCTTGGCGGTGGCGGGGTTGATGGAGCAATTCACAGAGCAGGCGGGCCTAAAATTCTGGAGGCTTGCAGAGAGATCAGAAACCGACAAGGAGGTTGTGCTGTAGGCAAGGCCGTTTACACTCCAGCTGGTGATTTAAACGCACAAGTTGTAATCCACACCGTAGGTCCAAAATGGAACAACGACTCTTCCAACGAAGCCGAAAAGTTAGCCAGTTGCTATAGGAATTCGTTGGAATTGGCCGATTCTCTAGAGTCACGGACCATTGCGTTTCCGAACATCAGCACGGGCATTTATAGATACCCGAAGATCAAAGCTGCGGTAATTGCGGTGGAAACAATATCTGAGTTCGCCCCAATCCATCTTACAGAAGTAGTTTTTGTATGCTTCGATGATGAGAATTATCGCATCTACGAAAGCCTTTTGGCGGATTCACCTAACTTTCTGCGATAAGATTCCGCAATCTCATGACTCCTTGGCTCGAATCCTTTCAAAAACTGACCAAACTCTCTGACGAAGAGTTGATGGCCGTGGTGCAGATGGCACGTTCCGTCAGTGTCAAGCAAGGAGCGTTTTTCAGTTCGCCAGATACCACATGTACGCAGATCGCGGTGCTGCAAACAGGCATCGGAAGGGTCTACCATTTGCATGACGGAAAAGAGATCACCGACTACTTCAATACAACCACCAGAAATCCGCTGGTTTCATCATTTGTCAGT
The nucleotide sequence above comes from Flavobacteriales bacterium. Encoded proteins:
- a CDS encoding O-acetyl-ADP-ribose deacetylase codes for the protein MRIRLIKGDITKVEAGAIVNAANTSLLGGGGVDGAIHRAGGPKILEACREIRNRQGGCAVGKAVYTPAGDLNAQVVIHTVGPKWNNDSSNEAEKLASCYRNSLELADSLESRTIAFPNISTGIYRYPKIKAAVIAVETISEFAPIHLTEVVFVCFDDENYRIYESLLADSPNFLR
- a CDS encoding AAA family ATPase, translating into MEKTDSSLLIIKEEYLEEFKEEVTGYLKTVGWVADVNKTKSDIDLSFLIQAGKALNLNETDELSIIRNAVRISNDRVILSTTSSVILNALKKGYCLGKYVGDQYSRACGLELLIQKNKDGSLHQSELPEFHDKSQTQAAVVLMVASSYVQFALRDHLADETSSINIDFNGIPEVNLNRPSKAIQCSLYYYAAYLERSGVVNGDLDFLKITELYFQRLSEEVKLRKDGFKYVEPFIENHYKLEKTDFVVQGFETMSTSVTVGMSFNPTRMEDIVANKQAKHLFQRYAERLLCYDLETKRNPLNELGGLPNVTMADGKPGTGKSMLIAATATLLKERCDLLGYDFLFWPLPENIVSTYQGGTAERAMEWFKPIQDPTKIIFAPIDDAENNLEERTRQGVSAGVREFIGVFLRNTEGAYAVNYGNRLISLFTNIPDQIDKAVLSRIQMRVKMDGAGTDRDFIDQDYLWWRKYEKLEQGFVNSPPPKGYEYMAAQKRPESLNELLHHNYEFTNEDVKAIFDETMANAGSTSHDFFGDLYAAIQRKYPFFSSRDLRNIQKAVDARVIDFDLPEIWWEKPEDFFLKDYDTKVEMLKVLMKENLKGSNFSQLRLYEALNYIETSIRINETGINREIKEAAKRLYIQGEAREMASKGQIHD
- the prs gene encoding ribose-phosphate diphosphokinase — translated: MKKHLNLDSQFAPLGSSISFEHFTFSGGEPHIRITEDLAATETVVITTRIRSFNDMGLLLLATDALKRMGIRQLELVLPYFSGARQDRAMNTGEALSVKVYAELINQQHYQKVTILDPHSEVTPALLENVQVVSNESFVKQALAELTDFVIVSPDGGALKKIYNMAKALGGVEVIECSKKRNVATGQLTGFKVYADDLRGQTCVIIDDICDGGGTFLGLAEQLRNHNAGKLILVVTHGIFSNGTEKLKEHFSQIICTDSFRTIEDENITQIKLDTTTLNN
- a CDS encoding nicotinate phosphoribosyltransferase; its protein translation is MNSLNMTDGYKVDHRSQYPTGTELVYSNWTPRGTRMPGVEKVALFGLQYFIKKYLIEDFNENFFAKPKEEVVASYRRRITSYLGPDAITYEHVEQLHDLGYLPIEIKALPEGTTVPLRTAMFTVQNTIPEFFWVTNFLETIISCIVWLPCTSATISLEYRKMLNRFAQETGGDLEFVPFQAHDFSFRGMAGMEAALMSGAAHLLNFAGTDTIPAIDFLEKYYRADVDRELVGVSVPATEHSVMCMGTQVDEIGTFQRLITEVYPKGIVSIVSDTWDFWKVLTDYLPTLKTEILNRDGKVVIRPDSGDPVKIVCGDPDAPVGTPEHKGAVEVLYEIFGGTITETGHKLLNEHIGLIYGDSITLERCKAICEQLKAKGFASTNVVFGVGSFTYQYVTRDTFGFAMKATYGKVNGEAREIYKDPKTDDGTKRSARGLLAIHKNELGELEMKDRLDPQEELLGELKPVFRNGQLLIELTLEEIRQNMLRESMVNTEVKAVQ
- a CDS encoding NUDIX domain-containing protein; translated protein: MIKTQNIELAVDAVVFGYSRESGISVLLIKRKYEPFQGMWAIPGGFVNEDESLEDAVKRELLEETGISVQYLEQLYTFGKPERDPRRRIVSVAYYCLVKSSEFRKLAAATDAADAQWFSIKELPELAFDHQTILETAVERLRAKVTYQPIGFELLDKKFPFSDLEHLYASVLDRAIDRRNFKKKFMNLQILDELNEKAEQTGSGRPANLYAFNKQHYDRLLKEGAHLEIRAF